One Tiliqua scincoides isolate rTilSci1 chromosome 9, rTilSci1.hap2, whole genome shotgun sequence DNA segment encodes these proteins:
- the HES4 gene encoding transcription factor HES-4 yields MPADTMEKPTASPIAGAPASSSQTPDKPKSASEHRKSSKPIMEKRRRARINESLGQLKTLILDALKKDSSRHSKLEKADILEMTVKHLRNLQRAQMTAALSADPTVLGKYRAGFNECMNEVTRFLSTCEGVNTDVRSRLLGHLSACLGQIVAMNYPPPPPPPANSGQPAHLAQPLHVQLPGPAAGAGAMPVPCKMNPAETLSPKVYGGFQLVPATDSQFAFLIPNPAFPPGSGPVIPLYANANMPLSSNSSTATPSVSPVQGLTPYGGTLAPASQAGGERSESVWRPW; encoded by the exons ATGCCCGCAGACACCATGGAGAAACCTACAGCCTCCCCCATCGCAGGGGCCCCCGCCAGTTCCAGCCAGACCCCAGACAAGCCCAAGAGTGCCAGCGAACACAGAAAG TCGTCCAAACCAATCATGGAGAAGCGGAGACGTGCCAGGATCAATGAGAGTCTGGGCCAGCTCAAGACGCTCATACTGGATGCTCTGAAAAAAGAT AGCTCCAGGCATTCTAAGCTCGAGAAAGCAGATATCCTGGAAATGACAGTCAAGCACTTACGGAACCTTCAGCGAGCTCAGATGACAG CCGCCCTGAGTGCTGATCCGACTGTTCTAGGCAAATACCGGGCTGGATTTAATGAGTGCATGAATGAAGTCACCCGTTTCCTCTCCACCTGCGAAGGGGTGAACACGGATGTCCGCAGCCGGCTGCTCGGCCacctctctgcctgcctgggtCAGATTGTAGCGATGAATTaccctccgccgccgccgccgccagccAACAGTGGTCAGCCTGCACATCTGGCGCAACCCTTGCATGTCCAGTTGCCAGGCCCAGCGGCAGGTGCCGGGGCGATGCCAGTGCCCTGCAAAATGAACCCTGCGGAAACCTTGTCCCCAAAGGTCTATGGAGGTTTCCAGCTGGTGCCTGCTACCGACAGCCAGTTTGCTTTTCTCATCCCTAACCCGGCTTTCCCACCTGGCAGCGGGCCCGTGATTCCTCTCTATGCCAACGCAAACATGCCCCTTTCCTCCAACAGCTCCACAGCGACTCCTTCAGTGTCCCCCGTGCAAGGACTCACGCCTTATGGAGGCACCTTGGCACCTGCGTCACAAGCTGGTGGGGAGCGCAGTGAATCAGTGTGGAGACCTTGGTGA